A part of Thermoplasmatales archaeon genomic DNA contains:
- a CDS encoding MFS transporter: MDSKKSLAIRLIIIFGIVSLFGDIVYEGTRGVIGPYLKILGANAVIIGFIAGFGEFVGYLFRLFSGYFSDRTRAYWLFTFIGYGMIAFIPALSFANIWQIAGAFIIMERIGKALRSPARDTIISHLTKSVGSGFAFGLHELLDQVGGIAGPLIFAFAFLNKENVLVDDYKLTFKFMWIPFTLLILALIFAYLFAGKIEKEKEDERKEGKMPKIFWQYTIFTFITTFGFISFAISGYHFKTKNIFSDYQIPLIYALAMAIDGIASIFIGKAYDRMNEKGNGLKILISIPILTLFSSIFILSNFKFLTLLGVALWGVVMGAHETIMRAGISDITPVKQRGTAYGIFNFSYGIAFFLGASLAGFLYEYSISILMFVLVSIQIFAATFFIAQIEKSKL; the protein is encoded by the coding sequence GTGGATTCGAAAAAATCATTGGCAATAAGATTGATAATAATTTTTGGAATAGTTAGTTTATTTGGAGATATTGTATATGAAGGAACAAGGGGTGTTATTGGTCCTTATTTAAAAATATTGGGTGCAAATGCAGTAATAATCGGCTTTATTGCGGGTTTTGGTGAATTTGTTGGCTATTTATTTCGCCTGTTTTCAGGCTATTTTTCCGATAGAACCAGAGCATACTGGCTTTTTACTTTCATTGGCTATGGCATGATTGCTTTTATACCAGCTCTCTCGTTTGCAAATATATGGCAAATAGCTGGGGCTTTTATAATAATGGAGAGAATAGGAAAGGCACTAAGGAGCCCCGCAAGAGATACGATTATTTCTCATTTAACAAAAAGTGTTGGCTCTGGCTTCGCCTTCGGGTTGCATGAATTACTTGATCAAGTTGGGGGAATTGCTGGTCCCTTGATTTTTGCCTTTGCTTTCCTAAATAAAGAAAATGTTTTAGTTGATGACTATAAATTAACATTTAAATTTATGTGGATTCCCTTTACATTACTAATTCTTGCCCTTATTTTCGCCTATCTTTTTGCTGGAAAAATAGAAAAAGAAAAGGAAGATGAAAGGAAGGAGGGAAAGATGCCTAAAATTTTCTGGCAATATACAATTTTTACATTTATCACAACCTTTGGATTTATAAGTTTTGCAATATCTGGCTATCATTTCAAGACAAAAAATATTTTTTCTGACTATCAGATTCCTCTTATATATGCGCTTGCTATGGCAATAGATGGAATTGCATCAATTTTTATAGGCAAGGCATATGATAGAATGAATGAAAAAGGCAATGGTTTGAAAATTCTTATTTCAATTCCCATCCTCACCTTATTTTCATCTATCTTTATTCTTTCCAACTTCAAATTTTTAACATTGCTAGGGGTTGCTCTATGGGGTGTTGTGATGGGAGCACATGAAACAATTATGAGGGCGGGTATATCTGATATAACACCAGTGAAGCAAAGAGGAACTGCATACGGCATATTCAATTTTTCATATGGAATTGCTTTCTTTTTGGGCGCCTCTTTAGCTGGCTTTCTTTATGAATACTCTATAAGTATCCTAATGTTTGTTCTTGTTTCAATTCAAATTTTTGCAGCAACTTTCTTTATTGCACAAATAGAAAAATCTAAATTATGA
- a CDS encoding DNA topoisomerase VI subunit B, producing the protein MNIAEELGKKQKEISVAEFFERNKQILGFDNLTRAIITCVKEAVDNSLDACEEAGILPDIMVEISELKNDEYKIVVEDNGPGIVKSQIPHVFARLLYGSRFHSLRQARGQQGIGISAVVLYSQLTTGKPAIITSKIGEGFPAHKLELFIDTKKNFPHILKEEMLHWEKKSGTKIEVFVKGKYIKNRKQSVYEYLRSTAIVNPHASIILIEPDGNKIIFERVTNEMPNPPKEIKPHPYGIEIGMLLRMLKEANARKISNFLANEFSSISIQKAREVLSKAGIREEMKPSEITLEEAKNIIEAFKKTKFLPPPTNCLSPIGEELIRKGLRKETQMLSPEFIAVNTRNPSVFSGTPFMVETGIVYGGNLPSDERVEILRFANRVPLLYQEGGCVITEAIKNIDWRRYGLEQKGGKGLPYGPAIILVHVASVNVPFTSESKEAIANIEEIEREIRLSLQECARKMKIHLSKKEKREKARSKFFLVAKIIPEIAKKSSSMLGRDVPDVSRIITKIMNVIWIEDEVSAKNGNAESRLYITNYKNKPCSFVLYLEAPKERIISISPEPAEVRDRVIKWEIKDIKPTEKRELSILLKGDEFENNIYVGKIDPINVIGAEKWEGEE; encoded by the coding sequence ATGAATATAGCGGAAGAGCTTGGTAAGAAACAAAAGGAAATATCTGTTGCGGAATTTTTTGAGAGAAATAAGCAAATACTTGGCTTTGATAATCTTACAAGGGCTATAATAACATGTGTTAAAGAAGCGGTTGATAACTCGCTCGATGCCTGTGAGGAAGCTGGAATACTGCCAGATATAATGGTGGAAATAAGTGAATTAAAAAATGATGAATATAAGATAGTTGTTGAGGATAATGGTCCTGGCATAGTAAAAAGTCAGATTCCCCATGTTTTTGCACGCCTGCTCTACGGCTCGCGTTTCCATAGTCTAAGGCAGGCAAGAGGACAGCAGGGAATAGGCATTTCTGCGGTTGTGCTTTATTCCCAGCTAACCACTGGTAAGCCAGCAATTATTACATCTAAGATAGGTGAAGGTTTTCCGGCGCACAAACTGGAACTTTTTATAGATACTAAAAAAAATTTTCCCCATATTTTGAAAGAAGAAATGCTTCACTGGGAAAAGAAAAGCGGGACAAAAATTGAGGTTTTTGTGAAGGGTAAATATATAAAAAATAGAAAACAGAGTGTTTATGAATATCTAAGGAGCACTGCAATTGTTAATCCCCATGCTTCAATAATTCTTATTGAACCAGATGGAAACAAAATAATTTTTGAAAGGGTAACAAATGAGATGCCGAATCCGCCGAAAGAAATAAAACCCCATCCTTATGGCATAGAAATTGGCATGCTTTTGAGAATGTTAAAAGAAGCAAATGCAAGAAAAATAAGCAATTTTCTCGCAAACGAATTTTCATCGATAAGTATTCAGAAAGCAAGGGAAGTCTTATCAAAAGCGGGAATTAGAGAAGAAATGAAACCGAGTGAAATAACCCTTGAAGAAGCAAAAAATATTATAGAAGCATTTAAGAAAACAAAATTTCTTCCCCCGCCAACAAACTGTCTTTCCCCAATAGGAGAAGAGCTTATCAGGAAAGGTTTAAGAAAAGAAACTCAGATGCTTTCACCAGAGTTTATAGCAGTTAATACAAGAAACCCTAGTGTTTTTTCAGGAACTCCATTTATGGTTGAAACAGGAATAGTTTATGGGGGAAACTTGCCATCGGATGAAAGGGTTGAAATTCTGAGATTTGCAAACAGGGTTCCGTTACTTTATCAGGAAGGAGGTTGTGTAATAACAGAGGCAATAAAAAATATTGACTGGCGCAGATACGGACTAGAGCAGAAAGGAGGAAAGGGGTTGCCATATGGTCCAGCCATAATTCTTGTTCATGTAGCTTCTGTAAATGTTCCATTTACATCTGAATCAAAAGAAGCGATAGCTAATATTGAAGAAATAGAAAGGGAGATAAGATTATCTCTTCAGGAATGTGCTAGGAAAATGAAAATTCATCTCTCAAAAAAGGAAAAGAGAGAGAAGGCGAGAAGTAAATTCTTTCTTGTTGCTAAAATAATTCCAGAAATTGCAAAAAAATCATCGAGTATGCTTGGTAGGGATGTTCCCGATGTCAGTAGGATAATAACAAAGATAATGAATGTTATATGGATTGAAGATGAAGTATCAGCAAAGAATGGAAATGCGGAAAGCAGGCTTTATATAACAAATTATAAGAATAAGCCGTGTAGTTTTGTGCTATATTTAGAAGCCCCCAAGGAAAGAATAATAAGCATTTCTCCAGAGCCAGCTGAAGTAAGGGATAGAGTTATAAAATGGGAGATAAAGGATATAAAGCCAACCGAAAAAAGAGAGCTTTCTATACTTCTTAAAGGAGATGAATTTGAAAACAATATATATGTTGGAAAAATAGACCCAATAAATGTTATAGGAGCAGAGAAATGGGAGGGTGAAGAATGA
- a CDS encoding DNA topoisomerase IV subunit A codes for MINVQENLKKIVEKLYEDMVDGKIPSVELPARIKSNIIFDERYRVWKYGNEKSLRSAAVLAGAVSLLRMLYTIEFINQMIEQKKSSTLREMYYISEGWGEAKFESQDESDKLAEDLEILTKALREDFKLRPEEDGASIIGNIVIEEVTRKGERKKIHCQDDVGDSGYSIPYNVEKDKIRFIEAGADRIIAIETGGMFDRLVENEFDEKSNSILIHLKGQPARSTRRLIKRMNEELNLPVIVFTDGDPWSYRIYASIAYGAIKTAHISEYLATPSAQFLGITPSDILSYELPSDKLTEEDINALNAELTDPRFQDEFWKEEIKLQLEINKKSEQQALAKYGLDYVTDVYLPEKMAEMGYEI; via the coding sequence ATGATAAATGTGCAAGAAAATTTGAAAAAAATTGTTGAAAAATTATATGAAGATATGGTAGATGGAAAAATTCCTTCTGTGGAGCTACCAGCAAGAATAAAATCAAACATAATTTTTGATGAAAGATATAGAGTGTGGAAGTACGGAAATGAAAAAAGTTTGCGCTCCGCCGCCGTGCTGGCGGGTGCGGTTTCTCTGCTCAGGATGCTATATACAATTGAATTTATAAATCAGATGATAGAACAGAAGAAAAGCTCAACGCTGAGGGAAATGTATTATATATCTGAGGGATGGGGGGAGGCAAAATTTGAGAGCCAGGATGAATCTGATAAACTTGCTGAAGACCTTGAGATATTAACAAAGGCTTTGAGAGAGGATTTTAAACTTCGTCCTGAGGAAGATGGGGCAAGCATAATCGGGAACATTGTAATAGAAGAAGTAACAAGAAAAGGGGAAAGAAAAAAAATACATTGTCAGGATGATGTTGGAGATAGTGGATATTCAATTCCATATAATGTTGAAAAGGATAAAATAAGATTTATTGAAGCAGGCGCGGACAGAATAATAGCAATTGAAACAGGTGGTATGTTTGATCGCCTTGTTGAAAATGAATTTGATGAGAAAAGCAACAGCATTTTGATACATCTGAAAGGCCAGCCCGCAAGAAGCACAAGAAGGTTAATAAAAAGAATGAATGAAGAGTTAAATTTGCCTGTTATTGTATTTACTGATGGTGACCCATGGAGTTACAGGATATACGCATCAATAGCATATGGTGCAATAAAAACCGCCCATATATCTGAATATCTAGCTACCCCTTCCGCACAATTTTTAGGGATAACTCCGTCAGACATTCTTTCATATGAACTTCCCTCAGATAAACTTACAGAGGAAGACATAAATGCTCTTAATGCCGAGCTCACTGACCCCCGCTTCCAGGATGAATTCTGGAAGGAAGAAATAAAATTGCAACTGGAAATAAATAAAAAATCAGAGCAGCAGGCTCTGGCAAAATATGGGTTGGATTATGTAACCGATGTATATTTGCCCGAGAAGATGGCAGAGATGGGGTATGAAATATAA
- a CDS encoding DUF367 family protein: MKYNLYVYHSNDDDPKKCTAKKLARFGLIKIVKNLRNLPYNAILLDPFSEKSLSREDSKLKNIIAIDCSWKNVELLFSKIRCNNRRALPYLLAANPVNYGKVCMLSTVEALASTIFIFGEEEHAKLLLSKFKWGLNFLELNRMPLEDYRKANNSREVIEMMNRYI, from the coding sequence ATGAAATATAATCTATATGTTTATCATTCAAATGATGATGACCCAAAAAAATGCACCGCAAAAAAACTTGCGAGATTTGGTTTAATAAAAATTGTAAAAAACTTAAGAAATTTGCCTTATAATGCAATTTTGCTGGATCCTTTTTCTGAAAAATCTTTATCAAGAGAAGACTCAAAACTCAAAAATATAATTGCAATAGATTGTTCTTGGAAAAATGTGGAATTGCTTTTTTCAAAGATAAGATGTAATAACCGCAGAGCTTTACCCTATCTTTTAGCGGCAAATCCTGTAAATTATGGAAAGGTATGCATGCTTAGCACTGTAGAAGCTCTTGCTTCAACTATTTTCATTTTTGGAGAAGAAGAGCATGCAAAACTCTTGCTTAGTAAATTTAAATGGGGATTGAATTTTCTTGAATTAAATAGAATGCCTCTCGAAGATTATAGGAAAGCAAATAATAGCAGGGAAGTGATTGAAATGATGAACAGGTATATATGA